Within bacterium, the genomic segment TTGCTCTGCCCTTGACCCAATTACTACCTTACGCATTGAAGAGCTATTAGCAGACCTCAAAAAGGATTACACGATTGTCATTGTTACTCATAACATGCAACAGGCGGCAAGGGTCTCAGATTATTCTGGTTATATGTTATTAGGGGAACTTGTTGAATTTGACCGAACATCTAAAATATTCACCAACCCGCAGGATAGACGAACCGAAGATTATATCACCGGAAGGTTTGGGTAAATAAATGGTAATTGGTAATTGGTAAGTAATAAGTCAGTTATTTGGGGGAATGAACATTAACCTGCGGAGAACAAAGCAATGAAAATAGTAGGCAAGTAGGTAGTAGGTAAGTAGGAAAGGGATAAAGGATGTGCACGGTATTCCTCTTCTGGGGGCAATGTCTCCCCCTTTCCTACTCTCCTACTTCCTACTTTCAGGAGAATCCCCCATTTCACTGACCCATTACATTGGTAACTATTGTCACCAGTTACCGCTTACCAATTACCAATTACCAAAAGAAAGGAGGACACAAAAATGGAAAGATTTTTTGATGAGGAATTAGAAGAATTGAAGGCGAAGCTACTTTATATGGCTGAGATAGCAGAAAAGATGATAGAATTGGCTATTCGTGGATTAATAGAACGGAATAAGGATTTAGCCTCGGGGGTGTTTAAGGCTGAGAAGGAAATAAATATACTTCATATTGAGGTGGATGAATTGTGCCTGCGGCTCATTGCCCTACGACAACCAACGGCTAAAGACTTGAGATTTATTACCGCCGCAATGAAGATAAACAGCGAATTAGAACGAATTGGAGACCAATCTGTCAATATCTCAGAAAATACTGAGGTCTACTTAAATTATCCTGAAGTAAAACCATTAATTGATACCCCACGCATGGCAGAGATTGCCAGACAAATGGTCAAAGATAGTCTATCTTCATTTGTAGATAAGGATGTAGAGTTAGCTCGCTCTGTCCTTCGACGCGATGATGAAGTAGATGGCTTACGAGACCAGATATTTCGCGAGCTTTTAACTTATATGATGTCAGACCTGACGAAGATTCAACCAGCATTAGCCTTAATTCTTATTGCCCGAAATATCGAACGGATAGCCGACCACGCCACAAATATCAGCGAAGATGTAGTATTTATGGTTTTAGGCAAGGATATAAGACATCATATTGAAGAAGTGAGGGAATGATTGCAAACATTAGAATTGCAGGGCACAAGATTTAATTCTTGAGATTACTTCTTTTAATCTTTGCTCATCAACCGTTAATGCGAATCGTATGTAGCCCTCTCCATAATCTCCAAATCCCACACCCGGCGTAGTCACAATACCTGCTTTTTCAATAAGTTGAGTCGTGAGTTTTGTTGAGGTAAGATGATTTGGGGTGGATAGCCAGATGTAAAAAGTCGCTTTAGATTTTTTTACCTTCAAACCTAAACTATTCAAACCATCGCTTAAAACATCTCGTCGAGATTGATACATTGTTCGCATCTGCTCTACACAATCCTGAGAAGATGTAAGTGCTTTAATTGCCGCATATTGCACTGCCTGAAATATCCCGGAGTCAATATTAGTCTTGACTTTGAGGAGTCCCGAGAGCACCTTTTCATTTCCAACAGCAAATCCAATTCGCCAGCCCGTCATATTATAGGTTTTAGAAAGGGAATGAAATTCTATCCCAACTTCTTTCGCACCATCTACCTCAAGGAAACTTACTGGCTTTATCCCATCAAAATAAATCTCAGAATATGCCGCATCATGACAGACAATAATGTTGTATTTATTGGCAAATTCTACGACTTGCTGGAAAAACTTTAGACTGCAAGTAGCCGAAGTAGGATTATTCGGGTAATTAAGAAAGAGTAACTTTGCTTGAGAAAGAATATTATCTGGTATTTCACTCAAATCAGGTAAAAAATCATTCTGTTCTCTTAATGGAAGTGAGTATGGCGTTGCCCCGGCTAATATCGTTGCAGATTGATACACAGGATAGCCCGGGTCAGGAACTAAAACTACATCATTTGTCTCAACAAAGGCAAAAGGAATATGGGCAATTCCTTCTTTCGAGCCAATCAAAGGTAAAACTTCTTTTTCCGGGTCTAATTCTACGCCAAATCTATTTTTATACCAGTTAGCAATCGCGACTCTAAGTTCTAAAAGTCCATTATAAGAGGGATATTGATGGTTTTTAGGGTCGTATGATGCCTGATTTAATGCCTCAATGATATGATTTGGTGTAGGCATATCCGGGTCTCCAATACTTACATCAATCAAATCTATCCCTTTTTTCCTTGCCTCTTGTTTCAACTCATCAATTTTAGCAAATAAATAGGGTGGTAATGCGGCTATTCGATTAGCCATTTCTATTTTAATCTTACTCAATGTTATTCCTCCTCTACTTTCAAGGTTATAAATCGTAACTGTTATAAATTCAACACATCTTGCATATCATACAAACCTGGTGTTTTTTTTGCAACAAATCTTGCGGCTTTAATTGCTCCATGAGCAAATGTTAGCCGTGAATGGGCACGGTGAATAAGTTCCAATCGTTCACCTTCACTACCAAAAATGACTGTATGTTCTCCAACAATATCCCCAGACCTAAGAGCAAATATACCAATTTCATCAGGTTTTCGCTCTCCTACCTGTCCCTGTCGGCTATAAACTGCAACTTGATTAAAATCCCTATTTAGACTATTGGCAATTATCTTGCCTAACATTATTGCCGTGCCAGATGGGGCATCTTTTTTATGGTGATGATGTGCTTCAAGTATCTCTACTTCGTAATCATTCCCTAATACCTTTGCAATCTCACCGACTAACTTAAACAGAAGATTAACTCCAATACTCATATTTGGGGCAAAAACAATCGGGATAGAAAATGATAGGTCATTTATGCAATCTGTTTGAGCCTTATCTAATCCCGTTGTTCCAATGACCATTGCCAGATTATTTGCCGCGGCTATTTCAAGATGCTCAATCGTTGTTTTAGGATTAGTAAATTCAATCAAAACATCGCCTGATTTAATGATTTTTTCTAAACTATCGACAATAGGCACGGTTATTCTTTTATCTCCAATTCTTTCACCAATATCACAACCAATCGCCTCATGTCCTGAATGCTCAATTCCAGCAATCAATTCCATATCTTTTTGCTCAAATACTAACTTCGCAATCATACTTCCCATCCTACCACAGACACCGCTGACAATTACTT encodes:
- a CDS encoding LL-diaminopimelate aminotransferase gives rise to the protein MSKIKIEMANRIAALPPYLFAKIDELKQEARKKGIDLIDVSIGDPDMPTPNHIIEALNQASYDPKNHQYPSYNGLLELRVAIANWYKNRFGVELDPEKEVLPLIGSKEGIAHIPFAFVETNDVVLVPDPGYPVYQSATILAGATPYSLPLREQNDFLPDLSEIPDNILSQAKLLFLNYPNNPTSATCSLKFFQQVVEFANKYNIIVCHDAAYSEIYFDGIKPVSFLEVDGAKEVGIEFHSLSKTYNMTGWRIGFAVGNEKVLSGLLKVKTNIDSGIFQAVQYAAIKALTSSQDCVEQMRTMYQSRRDVLSDGLNSLGLKVKKSKATFYIWLSTPNHLTSTKLTTQLIEKAGIVTTPGVGFGDYGEGYIRFALTVDEQRLKEVISRIKSCALQF
- the phoU gene encoding phosphate signaling complex protein PhoU; the encoded protein is MERFFDEELEELKAKLLYMAEIAEKMIELAIRGLIERNKDLASGVFKAEKEINILHIEVDELCLRLIALRQPTAKDLRFITAAMKINSELERIGDQSVNISENTEVYLNYPEVKPLIDTPRMAEIARQMVKDSLSSFVDKDVELARSVLRRDDEVDGLRDQIFRELLTYMMSDLTKIQPALALILIARNIERIADHATNISEDVVFMVLGKDIRHHIEEVRE
- the dapB gene encoding 4-hydroxy-tetrahydrodipicolinate reductase; this encodes MIKVIVSGVCGRMGSMIAKLVFEQKDMELIAGIEHSGHEAIGCDIGERIGDKRITVPIVDSLEKIIKSGDVLIEFTNPKTTIEHLEIAAANNLAMVIGTTGLDKAQTDCINDLSFSIPIVFAPNMSIGVNLLFKLVGEIAKVLGNDYEVEILEAHHHHKKDAPSGTAIMLGKIIANSLNRDFNQVAVYSRQGQVGERKPDEIGIFALRSGDIVGEHTVIFGSEGERLELIHRAHSRLTFAHGAIKAARFVAKKTPGLYDMQDVLNL